The Petropleomorpha daqingensis genome includes a window with the following:
- the upp gene encoding uracil phosphoribosyltransferase encodes MQLTVVDHPLARARLSRMRDERTDNANFRAALRDLTQMLVYEATRELQLAEEPINTPVTGTTGYSLAAPPLIVPVLRAGLGMADTAHRMLPESQMGFVGLARDEETFQPKAYMASLPESLVGREVFVLDPMLATGGSLVNCCTLLTDRGTTSITVLCALAAPEGLKRLEESGLPLRIFTASVDQGLNDKAYIVPGLGDAGDRQFGAV; translated from the coding sequence GTGCAGCTGACCGTCGTGGACCACCCGCTCGCCCGTGCCCGCCTGTCCCGGATGCGGGACGAGCGGACCGACAACGCCAACTTCCGGGCGGCGTTGCGCGACCTCACCCAGATGCTGGTGTACGAGGCCACCCGCGAGCTGCAGCTCGCCGAGGAGCCGATCAACACCCCGGTCACCGGGACGACGGGCTACTCCCTCGCGGCACCGCCGCTCATCGTCCCGGTCCTGCGCGCGGGCCTCGGCATGGCCGACACCGCCCACCGGATGCTGCCGGAATCGCAGATGGGCTTCGTCGGCCTCGCCCGCGACGAGGAGACCTTCCAGCCGAAGGCCTACATGGCCTCGCTGCCGGAGTCCCTGGTCGGCCGCGAGGTGTTCGTGCTCGACCCGATGCTGGCCACGGGCGGCTCGCTGGTGAACTGCTGCACGCTGCTCACCGACCGCGGCACCACGTCGATCACGGTGCTCTGCGCGCTGGCCGCGCCCGAAGGCCTCAAGCGGCTCGAGGAGAGCGGCCTGCCGCTGCGGATCTTCACCGCCAGCGTCGACCAGGGCCTCAACGACAAGGCCTACATCGTCCCCGGCCTCGGCGACGCCGGCGACCGCCAGTTCGGCGCGGTCTGA
- a CDS encoding ArgE/DapE family deacylase, producing MPILSRAEEAALAAVDPAVIVAELTALLAIPSVGGADAEADIQRVLATRLDGLGMDVDLWSMDLPALAAAPGFPGVEVERGEAWGLVGTRPGESDIPALVLQGHVDVVPAGDRAQWRSDPFGPTVTDGRVHGRGACDMKAGVVANLAAMTAIATSGVRLRDGVALHLVIGEEDGGLGAFGTLARGHTGKACIITEPTSGTLITAAAGALTFTLEVQGKATHASTPYAGASAIDAYLSLHWALAALQAERNAVVEPLMREYPVPYPLVIGRLRAGDWSSSVPDLLVADGRLGLRIEEDPAEARRELEQRIAEVAAQDPFLRDHPPVVRWSGGQFAGGHLPAGDPLRDLVQAAHTDVTGGPALRERGAPYGSDLRLYAAEGVPTLHYGPGDVRLAHGPDEAVEIDEVVRVTEALVLSTLRACGTLD from the coding sequence GTGCCGATCCTCTCCCGCGCCGAGGAAGCAGCCCTCGCCGCCGTCGATCCCGCCGTGATCGTGGCCGAACTGACCGCCCTGCTCGCCATCCCGAGCGTCGGCGGCGCCGACGCCGAGGCCGACATCCAGCGGGTGCTGGCCACGCGGCTGGACGGCCTCGGGATGGACGTCGACCTCTGGTCCATGGACCTGCCCGCCCTGGCCGCCGCGCCCGGTTTCCCCGGCGTCGAGGTCGAGCGCGGCGAAGCATGGGGGCTGGTCGGCACGCGGCCCGGGGAGAGCGACATCCCGGCGCTGGTCCTGCAGGGGCACGTCGACGTCGTCCCCGCCGGCGACCGGGCGCAGTGGCGGTCGGACCCGTTCGGACCGACCGTCACCGACGGCCGCGTGCACGGGCGCGGGGCCTGCGACATGAAGGCCGGCGTCGTCGCCAACCTCGCCGCGATGACCGCGATCGCGACGTCCGGCGTCCGGCTCCGGGACGGCGTCGCCCTGCACCTCGTGATCGGCGAGGAGGACGGCGGCCTCGGCGCCTTCGGCACGCTGGCCCGCGGCCACACCGGCAAGGCCTGCATCATCACCGAGCCGACCAGCGGGACGCTGATCACCGCGGCCGCCGGCGCGCTGACCTTCACCCTCGAGGTGCAGGGCAAGGCCACGCACGCGAGCACGCCGTACGCCGGCGCGAGCGCGATCGACGCCTACCTCTCCCTGCACTGGGCGCTCGCGGCGCTGCAGGCCGAGCGCAACGCGGTCGTCGAGCCGCTGATGCGCGAGTACCCCGTGCCCTACCCGCTGGTCATCGGCCGGCTGCGGGCGGGGGACTGGTCGAGCAGCGTGCCGGACCTGCTGGTCGCCGACGGGCGGCTGGGCTTGCGCATCGAGGAGGACCCGGCCGAGGCCCGGCGCGAGCTGGAGCAGCGGATCGCCGAGGTCGCCGCGCAGGACCCGTTCCTGCGCGACCACCCGCCGGTGGTGCGCTGGTCGGGCGGCCAGTTCGCCGGGGGCCACCTGCCTGCCGGGGACCCGCTGCGCGACCTGGTGCAGGCGGCGCACACCGACGTCACCGGCGGCCCGGCGCTGCGCGAGCGCGGCGCCCCGTACGGCAGCGACCTGCGGCTCTACGCCGCCGAAGGCGTCCCGACGCTGCACTACGGCCCCGGTGACGTCCGCCTGGCGCACGGGCCCGACGAGGCGGTCGAGATCGACGAGGTCGTCCGCGTCACCGAGGCGCTCGTGCTCAGCACCCTACGGGCTTGCGGAACCTTGGACTGA
- a CDS encoding isopenicillin N synthase family dioxygenase → MGNPIPVVDLTPWREGTAAGRAAVAAEIDRALVDIGFLLITGHGVPADLPDRIRAAAQAVFDLPEEVKAGYRGGVGETSWQPRGWIPPGVEANGLSEGTPTPPDLKESYVVGSSEPTGDAAVDVEWYQPNVWPDEVPQFEALVTEYLGYMHGLADDLLRLTGVALCLPEEHFLAAARHPTWSFYANWYPSLAHLGPVADGALRIGPHTDFGSFTILDRQPSASGLQVWSQDQGWVDAPYVPGSFTINIGDMLARWTGDRWMSNRHRVLPPSAETPDEQIMSLVYFHEADPTALLESVPPPVGRVVHPAVVAGNYLRDKLAAIAV, encoded by the coding sequence ATGGGCAACCCCATCCCGGTCGTCGACCTGACCCCGTGGCGGGAGGGCACCGCCGCCGGACGGGCCGCGGTCGCCGCCGAGATCGACCGCGCGCTGGTCGACATCGGCTTCCTGCTGATCACCGGGCACGGCGTGCCGGCCGACCTGCCGGACCGCATCCGCGCCGCGGCGCAGGCGGTGTTCGACCTGCCGGAGGAGGTCAAGGCCGGCTACCGCGGCGGCGTGGGTGAGACGTCGTGGCAGCCGCGGGGCTGGATCCCGCCCGGGGTCGAGGCCAACGGGCTGTCGGAGGGGACGCCGACGCCGCCGGACCTGAAGGAGAGCTACGTCGTCGGCAGCAGCGAGCCGACCGGGGACGCCGCGGTGGACGTGGAGTGGTACCAGCCCAACGTCTGGCCCGACGAGGTCCCGCAGTTCGAGGCCCTGGTGACGGAGTACCTGGGGTACATGCACGGACTGGCCGACGACCTGCTCCGGCTGACCGGGGTCGCGCTGTGCCTGCCGGAAGAGCACTTCCTCGCCGCCGCCCGGCACCCCACCTGGTCGTTCTACGCGAACTGGTACCCGTCGCTCGCGCACCTCGGTCCGGTGGCCGACGGCGCCCTGCGGATCGGTCCGCACACCGACTTCGGCTCGTTCACGATCCTAGACCGGCAGCCGTCGGCCTCCGGGCTGCAGGTCTGGAGCCAGGACCAGGGCTGGGTGGACGCGCCCTACGTGCCCGGCTCGTTCACGATCAACATCGGCGACATGCTGGCCCGCTGGACCGGCGACCGCTGGATGTCCAACCGGCACCGCGTGCTGCCGCCGAGCGCCGAGACGCCCGACGAGCAGATCATGTCGCTCGTCTACTTCCACGAGGCCGATCCGACGGCGCTGCTGGAGAGCGTCCCGCCGCCGGTCGGCCGGGTCGTGCACCCGGCGGTCGTCGCCGGGAACTACCTGCGCGACAAGCTCGCCGCGATCGCCGTCTGA
- a CDS encoding Gfo/Idh/MocA family protein produces MRFGVLGTGFWAREIHAASIAEHEDAELVGVWGRNLAKAKALGAQFDVQGYDDVDALLAEVDAVSFSLPPDVQVPLAIRAAEAGKHLLLEKPIALTVEDADRLVSAVRDNGVASVVFFTFRFQQATATWLAQAARTKLAGGAGSWLGNNYQPDSPFKDSTWRKEQGALWDIGPHALSLFIPALGPVTRVQTGAGFGDTVHLILTHESGAASTVSLSHTVAPMSSGVEFFVHGDAGRITLLPEAGPAARAAHQVAVTELTQAATTGGTHPCDVGFGREVVAVLAAAQRALEVGCVETV; encoded by the coding sequence ATGCGCTTCGGCGTCCTCGGCACGGGCTTCTGGGCCCGGGAGATCCACGCGGCCAGCATCGCCGAGCACGAGGACGCCGAACTGGTCGGCGTGTGGGGTCGCAACCTCGCCAAGGCCAAGGCGCTCGGCGCTCAGTTCGACGTCCAGGGCTACGACGACGTCGACGCGCTGCTGGCAGAGGTGGATGCCGTCTCCTTCTCACTGCCGCCCGACGTCCAGGTGCCGCTGGCCATCCGGGCCGCGGAGGCGGGCAAGCACCTGCTGCTGGAGAAGCCGATCGCGCTGACCGTCGAGGACGCCGACCGGCTGGTGTCCGCCGTCCGGGACAACGGCGTCGCCTCCGTCGTCTTCTTCACCTTCCGCTTCCAGCAGGCGACGGCGACCTGGCTGGCCCAGGCCGCGCGGACCAAGCTCGCCGGTGGCGCGGGCAGCTGGCTGGGCAACAACTACCAGCCCGACAGCCCGTTCAAGGACTCCACCTGGCGCAAGGAGCAGGGTGCGCTCTGGGACATCGGCCCGCACGCGCTGTCGCTGTTCATCCCCGCGCTGGGGCCGGTCACGCGCGTGCAGACCGGCGCCGGCTTCGGCGACACGGTGCACCTGATCCTCACCCACGAGTCCGGCGCGGCCAGCACGGTCAGCCTGTCGCACACGGTCGCGCCGATGAGCAGCGGCGTCGAGTTCTTCGTGCACGGCGACGCCGGCCGCATCACGCTGCTGCCCGAGGCCGGCCCGGCCGCCCGCGCGGCGCACCAGGTCGCGGTCACCGAGCTGACCCAGGCGGCCACCACCGGCGGCACGCACCCGTGCGACGTCGGGTTCGGCCGCGAGGTGGTCGCCGTCCTGGCGGCCGCCCAGCGGGCCCTCGAGGTCGGCTGCGTCGAGACCGTCTGA
- a CDS encoding HNH endonuclease has product MSSDDLHALSGPELLDRTRALVAERNRIDAELARTVRVADSKQGFAADGQATAASWLRGHGRLSTAAASQVVRNGRALEQLPAVATAHAVGNLTADHVSEIAKIIAPRPVALAAAQGVDLAETARVLTRLAAVAPHEDLKKAVHTFLEMLDTDGPEPDPTEQRTLTFTRHADGSITGRFHLDPAGAEKVTTALESINQTDRPAGDERTVGQRQADAWVQLADLHLGCGTLPMLRTVRPHIAVNVDLEDLLDPTTGKGAARAGFGAIISAARARWLACDADITRIVLGMNGEPLDLGRTHRLVTPALRKAVIVRDQTCVFAACNAPHWWSEVHHLIHWAQGGETSLANSGLLCERHHTQVHHGFTIERDTAGRWHTYRPDGTEILTVRPAPTDEALASAG; this is encoded by the coding sequence ATGTCCTCCGACGACCTCCACGCGCTGAGCGGCCCTGAGCTGCTCGACCGCACGCGTGCCCTGGTCGCCGAGCGCAACCGGATCGACGCCGAGCTGGCGCGCACCGTCCGGGTAGCAGACAGCAAACAGGGATTCGCCGCCGACGGGCAGGCGACCGCCGCCTCATGGCTGCGGGGGCACGGCCGGCTGTCGACAGCTGCGGCATCGCAGGTGGTGCGCAACGGCCGGGCGCTCGAGCAACTGCCCGCGGTCGCCACGGCGCACGCGGTCGGGAACCTCACCGCTGATCACGTGTCGGAGATCGCGAAGATCATCGCGCCGCGGCCGGTCGCGCTGGCCGCCGCCCAAGGCGTTGACCTGGCCGAGACCGCCCGTGTCCTGACCCGCCTGGCCGCCGTCGCGCCGCACGAGGACCTGAAGAAGGCCGTGCACACCTTCCTCGAGATGCTCGACACCGACGGGCCGGAACCCGATCCCACCGAGCAGCGGACGTTGACCTTCACCCGGCACGCCGACGGGTCGATCACCGGCCGGTTCCACCTCGATCCCGCCGGTGCCGAGAAGGTGACCACGGCGCTGGAGTCGATCAACCAGACCGACCGCCCCGCCGGCGACGAGCGCACCGTCGGTCAGCGGCAGGCCGACGCGTGGGTGCAGCTCGCCGACCTCCACCTCGGCTGCGGCACGCTGCCCATGCTGCGCACCGTCAGGCCGCACATCGCGGTGAACGTGGACCTCGAGGACCTGCTCGACCCCACCACCGGCAAGGGCGCGGCCAGGGCCGGCTTCGGCGCGATCATCTCCGCCGCCCGCGCCCGCTGGCTGGCCTGCGACGCGGACATCACCCGCATCGTCCTCGGCATGAACGGCGAGCCGCTCGACCTCGGCCGCACCCACCGTCTGGTCACCCCAGCACTGCGAAAAGCCGTCATCGTCCGTGATCAGACATGCGTATTCGCCGCCTGCAACGCGCCGCACTGGTGGTCCGAGGTCCACCACCTCATCCACTGGGCCCAAGGCGGCGAAACCAGCCTCGCCAACTCCGGCCTGCTCTGCGAACGGCACCACACCCAGGTCCACCACGGCTTCACGATCGAACGAGATACCGCCGGGCGATGGCACACCTACCGACCCGACGGCACCGAGATCCTCACCGTCCGACCAGCGCCCACCGACGAGGCTCTGGCCAGCGCGGGGTAG